Genomic window (Burkholderiales bacterium):
GGCGGAACAGGCCGTATCTATTCCTGTTTTCGGCGCAAGTCATTTCACTCGCCGGCAGCGGCATCACGACTGTCGGGCTCGCGCTGTTCGCATACCAACTTGTGGGCGGCGAGTCCGCGGCAGCGGTCATCGGTAACGCGCTAATGCTGCGCATCCTCGCGTTCCTGCTGTTTTCGCAGCCGGCCGGCATCATGGCCGACCGCTTGAATCGCAAACGGATATTGATTGCGGCGGACCTTATCCGCTTCGGCTTGCTCGCGCTTTTTCCTTTCATCGACAGCGTCTGGCAGATTTATTTGCTGATCTTCGCCATCAACGCAGTAACTGCGTTTTTTACGCCGGCGTTTGAGGCGTCACTTCCGGATGTTGTCGGCAGCGAGCACTATGTGAAGGCCGTGTCGTTGTCGCGCATCGCTGTCGATGTTGAATCCGTGGCTTCGCCGGCTCTGGCTGGATTGCTGCTGGCCGCAGTCGGACTGCGCTGGCTGTTCTGGTTCGATGCGATCACGTACCTGGTTTCGGCTTTGCTGGTATTTCTGAGCGCGATCCGTTCAACGCCAGTCATAGCCGCCAAGCTGCGCCTGAAAAGCTTCTTTGCAGAACTAGCCTTCGGCACGTGCATTCTGCTGCGCGAAGTTTCGCTGCGGCGAGCGCTGCTGCTTAGCTTCGTTGAAGCGACTGCCGGCGCGGTGGCGATTGTTTCGACAGTAGTGTACGTGCGTGACGTGCTGCTGCTGGGCGATACCGCGTTTGCGCTACTGATGGCCGGTCTGGGGCTGGGCTCGACGGTGACGGCATTGCTATTAAGCCGACTAAGCGGCCGCTACGAATCGCGCAGCCCCGATCAAGAGGGGCGGCACGCGCGGCAGCATCGCTGGGCGGACTCGGCTTTACTCATCGGCGGCATGTTGCTGGGCCTGCTGCTGCTACCGGGATTCATGCAGCCTGCAGTCTTCTGGTTCGCGCTGCTCTGGATGTTCAATGGCGCCGGTCAGGCGCTGATCGCGATTCCGTCGTCGACGCTGCTGGCCGCGCACACTGTCAGCGCCGAGCGCGGGCGCGCCTACGCCGCGTATTTCGCGTTAACTCATGCGTTCTGGCTGATCACCTACCCGGCTGTCGGACATGCAACTTCGGCTTTCGGTGCCCCGATTACCTTTACCGTCGCAGGCGGCGTTTGTTTGCTGATTACTTTGATGGTATTCATAACGACCCGACAAAAATTCGTTCCTCATGTTCACAGCGACAAAAGCTCGGGAGCGAATACGCGTTTTTCCTAAATCAGCCCTTACTATAGACCGATAACGTTCACAAAAAGTAAGTGCACTACATCTCATTAAAAATTCACACAGTCTGCCGCTTGACTATCTCTCGTAGTGAGTCTCCGGCCCAGAATGCAACGGCTCGCATGCGTATGGCGCTCGCTGAAGGCTGCGGCCGCCAGCTACGCCGTTTGCGCTTCCGGCAAACAGGAA
Coding sequences:
- a CDS encoding MFS transporter, producing MSTAAAPSLRRNRPYLFLFSAQVISLAGSGITTVGLALFAYQLVGGESAAAVIGNALMLRILAFLLFSQPAGIMADRLNRKRILIAADLIRFGLLALFPFIDSVWQIYLLIFAINAVTAFFTPAFEASLPDVVGSEHYVKAVSLSRIAVDVESVASPALAGLLLAAVGLRWLFWFDAITYLVSALLVFLSAIRSTPVIAAKLRLKSFFAELAFGTCILLREVSLRRALLLSFVEATAGAVAIVSTVVYVRDVLLLGDTAFALLMAGLGLGSTVTALLLSRLSGRYESRSPDQEGRHARQHRWADSALLIGGMLLGLLLLPGFMQPAVFWFALLWMFNGAGQALIAIPSSTLLAAHTVSAERGRAYAAYFALTHAFWLITYPAVGHATSAFGAPITFTVAGGVCLLITLMVFITTRQKFVPHVHSDKSSGANTRFS